One region of Tachysurus fulvidraco isolate hzauxx_2018 chromosome 9, HZAU_PFXX_2.0, whole genome shotgun sequence genomic DNA includes:
- the LOC113654794 gene encoding interferon-induced protein 44-like, giving the protein MAYIVSSLTSENEVKLQNFFSRYVRFHLLYKSNHHEAGVEQLLNRFDHHGKYVIMVFLQTGTVIGAFVSKPLKQGMKYSDDEAFVFKIEGSSAIRVPVSYNTRAITVTVGSDFISFGEGLNLGLINGSWYESFSTDDYNGRRKLKDYDVCCIDVELHRVQDVDDILPNPWREVVWRDTTREDLRKSFVSYKLLLESLTQVKVLLLGPVASGKSSFINSVRSTMYKRAVHLHNVGTGFEGFTQKMTTYDIQVNQRGSPTVLSLCDVMPLGDDDSTGLSYADALAVIKSHVPEGYKRGVTVTDTVSGYVEKPTLEEKIHCVLFVLDVSKVSSYPSSLESTLRKLRTTISDLGIPQLVLLTHVDQVCLAVQKDVKDVYSSRPVQKKMQKAATLVGLPLSYVLPVKNYVSTLTVDCNTDILLLSAVMNILQAVNDSFEDQYDFPVNVTPEDDIKIKRIMII; this is encoded by the exons ATGGCTTACATCGTGTCTTCCCTGACCTCTGAAAATGAGGTGAAACTACAGAATTTTTTCTCAAGATATGTTCGTTTTCATCTTCTGTACAAGAGCAATCATCATGAAGCCGGTGTTGAGCAACTCCTTAACAGGTTTGATCATCATGGGAAGTATGTGATCATGGTATTTCTGCAGACCGGGACGGTTATAGGCGCCTTCGTGAGTAAACCTCTGAAGCAAGGAATGAAATATTCAGATGATGAAGCATTTGTCTTTAAAATAGAGGGTTCCTCTGCCATTCGTGTTCCAGTGTCATACAACACTAGAGCTATTACAGTTACTGTAGGttcagattttatttcttttggagAGGGATTAAACCTAGGTTTGATTAATGGCTCTTGGTACGAGAGCTTCTCCACAGATGATTATAATGGCAGAAGAAAGCTAAAAGATTATGATGTTTGCTGCATAGATGTGGAGCTGCACCGTGTCCAAG ATGTAGATGATATTTTACCCAATCCTTGGAGAGAAGTGGTCTGGCGTGATAC GACCAGGGAAGACCTGAGGAAGAGTTTTGTCTCTTACAAGCTGTTGTTGGAGTCTCTTACTCAGGTGAAGGTTTTACTCTTGGGTCCAGTGGCTTCAGGAAAATCGAGCTTCATCAACTCTGTCAGATCCACCATGTACAAGCGTGCGGTACATCTGCACAACGTCGGAACAGGGTTTGAGGGGTTCACCCAGAAG ATGACAACCTATGATATCCAGGTTAACCAGAGAGGTTCTCCGACTGTCCTGAGTCTCTGTGATGTGATGCCACTAGGAGACGACGACTCTACTGGTCTCTCCTACGCTGATGCTCTGGCTGTCATCAAAAGCCATGTCCCAGAAGGATACAAG AGAGGTGTTACAGTCACTGATACAGTAAGTGGCTACGTAGAGAAACCCACCCTGGAGGAGAAGATTCACTGCGTCCTCTTTGTGCTCGATGTCTCCAAAGTGTCATCGTACCCCAGCAGTCTGGAGTCCACACTCAGGAAACTGCGCACCACCATATCGGACCTGG GAATCCCTCAGCTGGTTTTGCTCACTCACGTGGACCAGGTGTGTCTGGCAGTGCAGAAAGATGTGAAGGACGTCTACTCCAGTCGACCTGTGCAGAAAAAA ATGCAGAAAGCAGCCACGTTGGTAGGATTGCCATTGTCCTACGTTCTCCCGGTGAAGAACTACGTGTCCACGCTGACGGTAGACTGCAACACCGACATCCTGCTCCTGAGTGCGGTTATGAACATCTTACAGGCGGTGAACGACTCATTCGAGGACCAATACGACTTTCCCGTGAACGTAACACCTGAAGATGACATCAAGATCAAACGTATCATGATCATTTGA
- the LOC113654796 gene encoding uncharacterized protein LOC113654796 isoform X1 codes for METQRLLNLWRLMTKRRFSYIKDNTSLYQITCVIDPHLAAFHITSIIFPNVDDVLNSDKLFNNLMSLLNRENYHEARIVSAQQIKQSKISQTVNIMDFYGTVHDNFPLIDKLVCAEMFSNIKIPSESRINEEIFSQFKMFGYLKGLGDPADPALILGYWLTTKPIFYIECKKKRIFQLQFLLLSKNEHMTMCFRFSRNNWKLYDNDPTKPSFQNFHLDKINDYVICMAGYVNLTQFGIAETRAGAMPFDLGLRSSLGHPEPYICPVAIPETGQGLGQRPYYSNLLDILTISDHLDEIEEDDPAAAVILLK; via the exons ATGGAAACTCAAAG GTTGCTTAATTTGTGGAGGCTGATGACCAAAAGGAGGTTTTCCTACATAAAGGACAATACTTCACTATACCAAATAACATGCGTTATCGACCCTCATTTGGCTGCGTTTCACATTACGTCTATTATATTTCCAAACGTCGATGATGTTTTAAATTCAGACAAGTTATTCAATAATCTTATGTCTTTACTGAATCGTGAAAATTACCATGAGGCTAGAATCGTTAGTGCGCAGCAGATCAAGCAAAGCAAAATTTCTCAAACGGTTAACATAATGGACTTTTATGGCACTGTCCATGACAATTTCCCATTGATCGATAAACTTGTATGTGCTGAAATGTTTTCTAACATAAAGATCCCAAGTGAGAGTCGGATCAATGAAGAAATATTCAG CCAGTTTAAAATGTTCGGCTACCTCAAGGGTTTGGGAGATCCAGCAGATCCAGCACTAATTCTCGGGTACTGGTTGACTACAAAACcaatattttatattgaatGTAAGAAGAAAAG AATCTTTCAGCTGCAGTTTTTGCTGCTTAGCAAAAATGAACACATGACCATGTGTTTTAGATTCTCCAGAAACAACTGGAAGCTCTACGACAACGATCCAACAAAACCTTCTTTCCAGAATTTTCACTTGGACAAGATTAATGATTATGTCATTTGCATGGCTGGATATGTCAACCTAACACAATTTG GCATTGCTGAGACAAGAGCAGGAGCAATGCCTTTCGATTTAGGTCTAAGAAGTTCCCTGGGTCATCCAGAGCCGTACATTTGCCCCGTAGCTATTCCCGAGACTGGACAAGGACTTGGACAAAGGCCTTATTATTCAAACCTGCTAGATATTCTCACAATATCTGACCACCTGGACGAGATAGAGGAAGACGATCCAGCAGCAGCTGTGATTCTATTAAAATAA
- the LOC113654796 gene encoding uncharacterized protein LOC113654796 isoform X2 produces the protein METQRLLNLWRLMTKRRFSYIKDNTSLYQITCVIDPHLAAFHITSIIFPNVDDVLNSDKLFNNLMSLLNRENYHEARIVSAQQIKQSKISQTVNIMDFYGTVHDNFPLIDKLVCAEMFSNIKIPSESRINEEIFSQFKMFGYLKGLGDPADPALILGYWLTTKPIFYIECKKKRFSRNNWKLYDNDPTKPSFQNFHLDKINDYVICMAGYVNLTQFGIAETRAGAMPFDLGLRSSLGHPEPYICPVAIPETGQGLGQRPYYSNLLDILTISDHLDEIEEDDPAAAVILLK, from the exons ATGGAAACTCAAAG GTTGCTTAATTTGTGGAGGCTGATGACCAAAAGGAGGTTTTCCTACATAAAGGACAATACTTCACTATACCAAATAACATGCGTTATCGACCCTCATTTGGCTGCGTTTCACATTACGTCTATTATATTTCCAAACGTCGATGATGTTTTAAATTCAGACAAGTTATTCAATAATCTTATGTCTTTACTGAATCGTGAAAATTACCATGAGGCTAGAATCGTTAGTGCGCAGCAGATCAAGCAAAGCAAAATTTCTCAAACGGTTAACATAATGGACTTTTATGGCACTGTCCATGACAATTTCCCATTGATCGATAAACTTGTATGTGCTGAAATGTTTTCTAACATAAAGATCCCAAGTGAGAGTCGGATCAATGAAGAAATATTCAG CCAGTTTAAAATGTTCGGCTACCTCAAGGGTTTGGGAGATCCAGCAGATCCAGCACTAATTCTCGGGTACTGGTTGACTACAAAACcaatattttatattgaatGTAAGAAGAAAAG ATTCTCCAGAAACAACTGGAAGCTCTACGACAACGATCCAACAAAACCTTCTTTCCAGAATTTTCACTTGGACAAGATTAATGATTATGTCATTTGCATGGCTGGATATGTCAACCTAACACAATTTG GCATTGCTGAGACAAGAGCAGGAGCAATGCCTTTCGATTTAGGTCTAAGAAGTTCCCTGGGTCATCCAGAGCCGTACATTTGCCCCGTAGCTATTCCCGAGACTGGACAAGGACTTGGACAAAGGCCTTATTATTCAAACCTGCTAGATATTCTCACAATATCTGACCACCTGGACGAGATAGAGGAAGACGATCCAGCAGCAGCTGTGATTCTATTAAAATAA